A window from Setaria italica strain Yugu1 chromosome VIII, Setaria_italica_v2.0, whole genome shotgun sequence encodes these proteins:
- the LOC101759151 gene encoding uncharacterized protein LOC101759151, whose amino-acid sequence MSSQSKRQLMGTASTSPDAMEATSRPPGLCITVEKNPPEARLLQLGVKSWPKWGCPPGRFPLKFDAALTCYLVKGRVRAAVKGSRECVEFGAGDLVVFPKGLSCTWDVVVGVDKHYNFDPS is encoded by the exons ATGTCTTCGCAGTCAAAGAGGCAGCTCATGGGGACGGCTTCGACGAGCCCAGACGCCATGGAGGCAACAAGCAGGCCCCCCGGCCTCTGCATCACCGTGGAGAAGAACCCGCCGGAGGCGCGCTTGCTTCAACTCGGCGTCAAGTCCTGGCCCAA ATGGGGCTGCCCGCCGGGGAGGTTCCCGCTCAAGTTCGACGCGGCGCTGACGTGCTACCTCGTGAAGGGCAGG GTGAGGGCCGCCGTGAAGGGCTCCCGCGAGTGCGTCGAGTtcggcgccggcgacctcgtCGTCTTCCCCAAGGGCCTCAGCTGCACCTGggacgtcgtcgtcggcgtcgacaAGCACTACAACTTCGACCCCTCCTGA